The Austwickia sp. genome includes a region encoding these proteins:
- a CDS encoding relaxase domain-containing protein, protein MTVSMRVMTAGDGYKYLLRSVAAGDGDRSLSTPLTRYYAEAGNPPGFWVGQGLAALGHGELTTGSEVSEAQLELLIGSGRDPITGDPLGKAYPTFAPVAERIERRTKALDAELGPAARAVQAARIEAEEAERGTRRAVAGFDFTFSVPKSVSALWAVADAGTQALIADAHHAAVADLVAFLERQVAVTRAGADGPEGTVAHVDVLGVAATAFDHYDSRAGDPQLHTHVVISNKVKTAQDGKWRALAGRPMHAAVVAVSELYNAALADQLTRTLGIEWETRDRGRDRNPAWELVGVTEELIGEFSTRSRHIEAEKERLIAEYLATHGRQPSARIVLKLRAQATLATRPEKHIHSLADLTRQWRERATRVLGQDATGWARTLTRAAVDTPARVLRSDDVPLDVVREVGLSVMATVSEKRSTWTRWNLHAEASRQLMGWRFASMLDREAITGLVVDAAEQASLRLTPPELASSPVQLRRPDGTSRFRPHASVLFSSEALLAAEDRLLARANTLAGPVVSLETVERITSRPDPRGRMLGEDQAAALAAIAVSGRTLDVLVGPAGAGKTTAMYALRRAWEQEHGPGSVVGLAPSAVAAQVLADDLGITTENTAKWWQNHLMHGTTFEAGQLVIIDEASLAGTASLDRITAEAEQAGAKTLLVGDWGQLQSVDAGGAFSMLVNARDDTPELLDIHRFTHEWEKTTSLQLRHGRAEAIDTLLDHDRITGGDQEAMIDTAYGAWRRDLSVGRASILVAETHETVTALNARARADRIIDGTVHGTREVGLHDGTAVSEGDLVITRHNDRRLRNGRSWVRNGDRWIVTGVHADGSLSIRPVGRWLRGGIVLPADYVAEHLDLGYAITAHRAQGVTTDTAHVIATATTTRENFYVAMTRGADGNYAYVVLDRPDGSHGVPHPSDNPDATARSVLYGVIQHVGAELSAHEAIAAEQERWSNIGQLAAEYETIAQAAQHDRWVTLLATAGLTVGQVDAVLDSDAYPALSAELRHAEANHHDLDALLPRLIAARGLDDADDIASVIHARVARATARPAESGRTRKPPRLIAGLIPYADGPMADDMRQALDERHELIEARADAVLTGAFTDEAPWTTQLGPAPKDGKPGEAWWRAARTIAAYRDRYQITDDRHPLGPAPESTSQKIDAARARAAVAQVQALWNETATADQDRRPRIVGVAPSL, encoded by the coding sequence GTGACGGTTTCGATGCGCGTGATGACGGCGGGCGATGGTTACAAGTACCTGCTCCGCTCGGTCGCGGCCGGTGACGGTGACCGCTCCCTTTCGACCCCGCTGACCCGCTACTACGCCGAAGCGGGGAACCCTCCCGGCTTCTGGGTCGGCCAGGGCCTCGCCGCCCTCGGGCACGGCGAACTGACGACGGGCTCGGAAGTGTCGGAGGCGCAACTCGAGCTGCTGATCGGGTCCGGCCGTGATCCCATCACCGGCGACCCACTCGGCAAGGCGTACCCGACGTTCGCACCCGTCGCCGAGCGGATCGAACGCCGCACCAAAGCCCTCGACGCAGAGCTAGGTCCGGCAGCGCGCGCGGTCCAAGCGGCGCGGATCGAGGCCGAGGAAGCCGAGCGGGGAACCCGGCGTGCGGTGGCGGGATTCGACTTCACCTTCTCGGTGCCGAAGAGCGTGTCGGCGTTGTGGGCGGTTGCCGACGCCGGGACGCAAGCGTTGATCGCGGACGCGCATCATGCGGCTGTTGCGGACCTGGTTGCGTTCCTCGAACGCCAGGTTGCAGTCACCCGTGCTGGTGCGGACGGCCCCGAGGGCACGGTTGCACACGTCGATGTCCTCGGCGTCGCCGCAACCGCGTTCGACCACTACGACTCCCGGGCGGGCGACCCGCAGTTGCACACTCACGTCGTCATCAGCAACAAGGTCAAGACCGCCCAAGACGGCAAATGGCGCGCCCTGGCCGGACGTCCGATGCACGCCGCGGTCGTCGCGGTCTCCGAGCTCTACAACGCCGCCCTGGCCGACCAGCTCACCCGCACCCTCGGCATCGAGTGGGAGACCCGCGACCGGGGCCGGGACCGCAACCCCGCCTGGGAACTCGTCGGCGTCACCGAAGAACTGATCGGTGAGTTCTCCACCCGGTCACGACACATCGAGGCAGAGAAAGAACGCCTCATCGCCGAGTACCTCGCCACGCACGGCCGGCAGCCCTCCGCCCGGATCGTGTTGAAGCTCCGCGCCCAAGCAACCCTGGCAACGAGACCCGAGAAGCACATCCACTCGCTCGCAGACCTGACCCGCCAATGGCGGGAACGCGCTACCAGGGTGCTCGGTCAGGACGCGACCGGCTGGGCACGCACCCTCACCCGAGCCGCCGTGGACACGCCGGCTCGGGTGTTGCGGTCCGATGACGTGCCGCTGGATGTCGTGCGCGAGGTCGGCCTGTCGGTGATGGCGACGGTGAGTGAGAAGCGGTCGACGTGGACGCGCTGGAACCTGCACGCCGAAGCCTCCCGCCAGTTGATGGGCTGGCGGTTCGCCTCGATGCTGGATCGAGAGGCGATCACCGGGCTCGTGGTCGATGCCGCCGAACAAGCCTCGCTCCGCCTGACCCCGCCCGAACTCGCCTCCAGCCCGGTGCAGCTCCGCCGCCCTGATGGCACCTCACGGTTCCGGCCGCACGCCTCAGTGCTGTTCTCGTCCGAAGCCCTGCTCGCCGCCGAAGACCGACTCCTTGCCCGCGCCAACACTCTCGCCGGGCCGGTGGTCTCGTTGGAGACGGTCGAACGGATCACCAGCCGCCCCGACCCGCGAGGCCGGATGCTCGGTGAGGATCAAGCCGCAGCCCTGGCCGCGATCGCCGTCTCCGGCCGCACCCTCGACGTGCTGGTCGGCCCCGCCGGCGCAGGCAAAACCACCGCCATGTACGCACTCCGCCGCGCATGGGAACAGGAGCACGGCCCCGGCTCCGTCGTCGGGCTCGCACCATCCGCCGTCGCCGCCCAGGTCCTCGCCGACGATCTGGGCATCACGACCGAGAACACAGCGAAATGGTGGCAGAACCACCTCATGCACGGCACCACGTTCGAGGCGGGCCAGCTCGTCATCATCGACGAGGCATCCCTGGCCGGCACCGCCTCCCTCGACCGCATCACTGCCGAAGCCGAACAGGCCGGCGCAAAGACCCTGCTGGTTGGTGACTGGGGGCAACTCCAATCGGTCGATGCCGGCGGCGCGTTCTCGATGCTCGTCAACGCCCGCGACGACACCCCCGAGCTACTCGACATTCACCGCTTCACCCACGAGTGGGAGAAGACCACCTCCCTCCAGCTCCGCCACGGACGCGCTGAGGCGATCGACACCCTCCTCGACCACGACCGCATCACCGGCGGCGACCAAGAAGCCATGATCGACACCGCCTACGGCGCGTGGCGGCGCGACCTCTCTGTTGGTCGTGCGTCGATCCTCGTGGCCGAGACTCACGAGACCGTCACCGCTCTCAACGCCAGAGCGCGGGCTGACCGGATCATCGACGGCACCGTGCACGGCACCCGAGAAGTCGGGCTGCATGACGGCACCGCCGTGTCCGAGGGCGATCTGGTCATCACCCGCCACAACGACCGCCGCCTCCGCAACGGCCGATCCTGGGTCCGCAACGGCGACCGCTGGATCGTCACCGGGGTTCATGCGGACGGGTCGCTCAGCATCCGCCCGGTCGGCCGCTGGCTGCGTGGCGGGATCGTCCTGCCCGCCGACTACGTGGCCGAACACCTCGACCTCGGCTACGCCATTACGGCCCATAGAGCGCAGGGAGTGACGACCGATACCGCGCATGTCATCGCGACCGCGACTACGACGCGGGAGAACTTCTATGTAGCCATGACTCGCGGTGCTGACGGGAACTATGCCTATGTCGTCCTGGATCGGCCTGACGGCAGTCACGGGGTGCCGCACCCCAGCGACAACCCGGACGCCACCGCCCGGTCGGTGCTCTACGGTGTGATCCAGCATGTCGGCGCTGAGCTGTCGGCGCATGAGGCGATCGCTGCCGAGCAGGAGCGGTGGAGCAACATCGGCCAGCTCGCCGCCGAGTACGAAACCATCGCCCAAGCCGCCCAACACGACCGCTGGGTCACCCTCCTCGCCACCGCCGGGCTCACCGTCGGGCAGGTCGATGCCGTGCTCGACTCCGACGCCTACCCGGCCCTCTCGGCCGAGCTACGGCACGCCGAAGCCAACCACCACGACCTCGACGCTCTGCTGCCGCGTCTGATCGCGGCACGCGGGCTGGACGATGCCGACGACATCGCTTCGGTAATCCACGCTCGCGTCGCCCGCGCCACCGCCCGGCCTGCCGAGTCCGGCCGCACCCGCAAACCGCCTCGGCTCATCGCCGGACTCATCCCATACGCGGACGGGCCGATGGCCGACGACATGCGCCAAGCCCTGGACGAGCGCCACGAACTGATCGAAGCCCGCGCCGACGCCGTGCTCACGGGCGCGTTTACCGACGAAGCACCGTGGACAACCCAACTCGGCCCGGCGCCGAAGGACGGGAAGCCTGGGGAGGCATGGTGGCGAGCCGCCCGCACGATCGCGGCTTACCGCGACCGCTACCAGATCACTGACGACCGCCACCCGCTCGGCCCCGCACCGGAGAGCACCAGCCAGAAGATCGACGCCGCCCGCGCCCGCGCCGCCGTCGCTCAAGTCCAGGCACTTTGGAACGAGACCGCGACAGCCGACCAAGATCGACGGCCTCGCATCGTCGGGGTGGCCCCGAGCCTGTGA
- a CDS encoding IS21 family transposase: MKSAEEIMEMLDAYDLTGSLRDAGELAGCSHHTVKRYVDRRAGGGELPAAAVRPMLIDEYLPKVEEWVERSVGKVRADVAHEKLLALGYGGSERTTRRAVAKVKKSYRAGHVRVHRPWVTEPGMWLQYDYGDGPVVDGVKTVLFVAWLAWSRFRVVLPIRDKTMPSVFAALDVTFRRLGGVPTYVLTDNEKTVTVEHIAGIPVRNPQLVAFAEHYSMVVHTCVPADPASKGGTESSVKISKADLVPKDTNLREGYASFAELEAACVEFCEKVNTRAHRVTRRPPIEMLAEERVRLHPVPMTPHTVAFGTTRVVPGNTPMVMFESGQYSVPHALLGATVWVRAHGVGEDEWVVIVHVGQDGPLEVARHRRATPGTPKIDDEHFPAQPSGPLDRQPRAKNPAESDFLDLGEGARLWLIEAAAAGTPRMRVKMAEALSLAKLFDPVEVDWALGHAAVHGRFAEADLSSILDHHARAPKAGEHRASEDSSLTQGTSAWARLGEQVGQHDGRDGNEVAR, from the coding sequence TTGAAGTCTGCCGAGGAGATCATGGAAATGTTGGATGCCTACGACCTAACAGGTTCGTTGCGCGATGCCGGCGAGCTGGCTGGCTGCTCCCACCACACGGTGAAGCGGTACGTGGATCGCCGTGCTGGCGGCGGGGAGTTGCCGGCGGCGGCGGTGCGGCCGATGTTGATCGATGAGTATCTGCCCAAGGTCGAGGAGTGGGTCGAGCGGTCGGTCGGGAAGGTCCGTGCCGATGTGGCGCACGAGAAGCTGCTCGCCCTGGGCTACGGAGGGTCGGAGCGCACCACCCGCCGTGCGGTCGCGAAGGTCAAGAAGTCCTACCGGGCCGGACACGTGCGGGTGCACCGTCCCTGGGTGACTGAGCCGGGGATGTGGTTGCAGTACGACTACGGCGATGGCCCCGTCGTCGACGGCGTCAAGACCGTGCTGTTCGTCGCCTGGCTGGCTTGGTCGCGGTTCCGGGTCGTGTTGCCGATCCGCGACAAGACGATGCCCTCGGTGTTCGCTGCCCTGGACGTGACGTTCCGGCGGCTGGGTGGGGTGCCGACCTATGTGTTGACCGACAACGAGAAGACCGTCACGGTCGAGCACATCGCCGGAATTCCGGTGCGGAATCCGCAGCTGGTGGCGTTCGCCGAGCACTACTCGATGGTCGTGCACACCTGCGTCCCGGCCGATCCGGCGTCCAAGGGCGGCACCGAGTCGTCGGTGAAGATCAGCAAGGCCGACCTGGTCCCCAAGGACACCAACCTGCGCGAGGGGTACGCCTCGTTCGCCGAGCTCGAGGCGGCGTGCGTGGAGTTCTGCGAGAAGGTCAACACCCGAGCGCACCGGGTCACTCGTCGGCCACCGATCGAGATGCTCGCCGAGGAACGGGTCCGGCTGCACCCGGTCCCGATGACCCCGCACACGGTCGCGTTCGGCACCACGCGGGTGGTGCCGGGCAACACACCGATGGTGATGTTCGAGTCCGGCCAGTACTCGGTCCCGCATGCCCTGCTGGGTGCGACGGTGTGGGTCCGTGCCCATGGTGTCGGCGAGGACGAGTGGGTCGTCATCGTCCACGTCGGCCAGGACGGTCCCCTCGAAGTCGCCCGCCACCGCCGGGCCACACCCGGCACCCCGAAGATCGATGACGAGCACTTCCCAGCCCAGCCGTCCGGGCCACTGGACCGCCAGCCCCGTGCGAAGAACCCGGCCGAGTCCGACTTCCTCGACCTGGGCGAGGGCGCGAGGTTGTGGCTGATCGAGGCCGCCGCCGCAGGCACACCACGGATGCGCGTCAAGATGGCCGAAGCCCTCAGCTTGGCCAAGCTGTTCGACCCCGTCGAGGTCGACTGGGCACTGGGCCACGCCGCCGTGCACGGCCGGTTCGCCGAAGCAGACCTGTCCTCGATCCTGGACCACCACGCCCGAGCACCGAAAGCCGGTGAGCACCGGGCCAGCGAGGACTCCTCGCTGACCCAGGGCACCAGCGCATGGGCACGGCTCGGTGAACAGGTCGGCCAGCACGACGGCCGCGACGGGAACGAGGTGGCCCGATGA
- a CDS encoding ATPase: protein MVIPTGQNQPHRGVNDGPAPTSKPPCNIRASAASALVKPKESVSPPKEIQALRDSFEDAIKALDITLVVLIDDLDRCMPGTTISTLEAIRLFLFLDHTAFVIAADDNMIKYAVKKHFGGLEDDELITNYFDKLVQIPIRVPALGTQEVRAYLMMLFIENSDLDQAKKDQLRTSIAGQLRETWKGKRVDRSFVSSCGIELKPALLARLETAERLAPLMTTSERIAGNPRLIKRFLNALSIRMTISTAQGVGVDEAVLAKLLLFERLASPAAYAALTAAVNADPDGKPQILTPWEDAATKEEEFEPDEAWDEVFVREWLSLPPALGQVDLRGALYVGREHAPLVTASDRLSSAAADLLRALVEDPQESNALVADLAALPRTELSIMMDRVLARARQVQEWGAPPILDACIALATADPNQGRSVAGFLIERPGKQIQASIVPKIESEPWAAEVLKHWAAAGDVEGPVKKVIEGRSKSGNVAK, encoded by the coding sequence ATTGTCATACCCACCGGCCAGAATCAGCCCCACCGAGGCGTCAACGACGGCCCGGCCCCCACCAGCAAGCCCCCATGCAACATCCGGGCTAGCGCTGCCTCCGCTCTCGTAAAGCCGAAGGAATCGGTCTCGCCGCCGAAGGAGATCCAGGCCCTTCGCGATTCGTTCGAAGATGCGATCAAAGCACTCGACATCACACTCGTGGTACTCATCGACGATCTGGATCGGTGCATGCCTGGCACGACAATATCGACACTGGAAGCCATTCGTCTTTTCCTGTTCCTTGATCACACAGCGTTCGTCATCGCTGCCGACGACAACATGATCAAGTACGCCGTCAAGAAGCATTTCGGTGGACTCGAAGACGACGAACTGATCACCAACTACTTCGACAAACTTGTCCAGATACCTATTCGCGTGCCAGCGCTTGGAACACAAGAAGTTCGCGCCTATCTCATGATGCTATTCATCGAGAACAGCGACCTTGACCAGGCGAAGAAGGATCAGCTTCGGACGTCGATTGCGGGCCAGCTCCGAGAGACTTGGAAGGGCAAGCGCGTCGATCGGTCATTCGTTAGTAGCTGCGGGATTGAGTTGAAGCCCGCGCTGCTTGCTCGGTTGGAAACAGCGGAGCGGCTTGCTCCGCTAATGACAACGTCTGAGCGGATCGCAGGAAATCCTAGGTTGATCAAGCGGTTCCTCAATGCGCTTTCGATCCGTATGACAATCTCGACTGCTCAAGGCGTAGGCGTGGACGAAGCTGTTTTGGCGAAGCTGCTCCTGTTCGAGCGCTTGGCGTCGCCCGCGGCATACGCCGCATTGACCGCCGCGGTGAATGCCGACCCAGATGGGAAGCCTCAGATCCTGACTCCGTGGGAGGACGCGGCCACGAAGGAAGAGGAGTTCGAGCCCGACGAGGCGTGGGATGAAGTATTCGTGCGTGAGTGGTTGTCCCTCCCTCCGGCGCTCGGCCAGGTCGACCTCCGTGGTGCGCTCTATGTCGGGCGCGAGCATGCTCCCTTGGTCACAGCATCGGATCGTCTCTCGTCCGCTGCAGCCGATCTGCTTCGAGCGCTTGTCGAGGACCCACAGGAATCGAACGCTCTCGTTGCCGACCTGGCGGCCCTGCCTCGAACCGAGCTGTCGATCATGATGGATCGCGTGCTTGCGCGCGCTCGTCAGGTCCAAGAGTGGGGCGCTCCGCCGATCCTGGACGCCTGCATTGCTCTAGCCACGGCCGACCCGAACCAAGGCCGGAGCGTTGCGGGATTCCTCATCGAGCGGCCCGGCAAACAGATTCAGGCAAGCATCGTGCCGAAGATTGAGTCCGAGCCGTGGGCCGCCGAGGTGCTCAAACACTGGGCCGCTGCTGGGGATGTCGAGGGTCCTGTAAAGAAGGTCATCGAGGGGAGGTCGAAGAGTGGGAACGTCGCAAAGTAG
- a CDS encoding sulfate permease — MSTLALTIFFNVRYRLLRYAPTNILLIRTHGRHGVRWFLFAVSLAVVYFYAAAICTTLLNHDGPGWLNALVILFTLNGFKMLRIDPVTLVLRRYIRVPQPDRSADADTYGEEVQGPYEVETMGATR; from the coding sequence ATGAGTACCCTCGCACTCACCATCTTCTTCAACGTCCGCTACCGGCTGCTCAGGTACGCGCCGACCAACATCCTGCTGATCCGCACCCATGGTCGTCACGGAGTCAGGTGGTTCCTGTTCGCCGTCAGCTTGGCCGTGGTGTACTTCTACGCCGCCGCGATCTGCACCACGCTCCTCAACCACGACGGCCCCGGCTGGCTCAACGCACTGGTGATCCTGTTCACCTTGAACGGCTTCAAGATGCTTCGCATCGACCCGGTGACGCTCGTGCTCCGGCGCTACATCCGCGTCCCCCAGCCTGACCGAAGCGCAGACGCCGACACCTACGGCGAGGAAGTGCAGGGTCCGTACGAGGTAGAGACGATGGGGGCGACCCGATGA
- a CDS encoding DNA cytosine methyltransferase, which translates to MSEVHGDPFAVADGVRSDEHVARVFAHHWPDAPNLGDIATIDWDDVHTVDVLCGGVPRQDVSTVGTRDGLAPGTPMRALVTHDRSDRHAAAATPLQPSLG; encoded by the coding sequence TTGTCCGAGGTTCATGGTGACCCGTTCGCGGTCGCGGACGGGGTCCGGTCTGACGAGCACGTCGCCCGTGTCTTCGCTCACCACTGGCCCGACGCACCGAATCTGGGTGACATCGCTACCATCGATTGGGATGACGTGCACACGGTCGACGTGCTCTGCGGCGGGGTCCCACGCCAAGACGTATCGACCGTTGGCACGCGGGACGGACTCGCCCCGGGCACCCCCATGCGGGCTCTCGTCACCCATGACCGAAGCGATCGACACGCTGCAGCCGCTACGCCGCTCCAACCGAGTCTAGGATGA
- a CDS encoding TatD family hydrolase has product MIDFHCHLDLYPSPPAVADESQRRGIGLLSVTTTPSAWNGTARLAEGRSTIRTAIGLHPQLAGQRKHELALFDRYLANTPFVGEVGLDGSPECRAFWEDQLEVFDHVLQVCSAGDEKVISIHSRRAAKDVLDHLDRYDRIKTPILHWFSGSRSQMERAVGRGCWFSVGPAMLAGAKGKDLVAAMPNDKVLLETDGPFALVRRQGLNPWDVTAALRPIAELWGVTEHEAQQRIEANERALFAPVPGALRRPTT; this is encoded by the coding sequence GTGATCGACTTCCACTGCCACCTCGATCTTTACCCATCGCCACCTGCCGTAGCCGATGAGAGTCAGCGCCGCGGTATCGGTCTACTTTCGGTAACCACGACGCCCTCCGCGTGGAACGGCACCGCGAGGCTCGCCGAGGGACGGTCTACGATCCGCACTGCAATTGGCTTGCACCCTCAACTCGCGGGACAGCGAAAGCATGAACTCGCTCTCTTCGACAGGTACTTGGCGAACACTCCCTTTGTTGGTGAAGTGGGCCTAGACGGGTCGCCCGAGTGCCGCGCCTTCTGGGAAGACCAGTTGGAAGTCTTCGACCACGTACTTCAGGTGTGTAGCGCAGGCGACGAAAAGGTCATCTCGATCCACAGTCGCAGAGCGGCCAAAGACGTACTTGACCACCTTGACCGCTACGACCGGATCAAGACCCCAATACTCCACTGGTTCTCGGGCTCACGCTCGCAAATGGAACGTGCTGTCGGGCGCGGATGCTGGTTCAGCGTTGGACCAGCAATGCTGGCCGGCGCGAAAGGCAAGGACCTCGTTGCGGCCATGCCCAACGACAAGGTTCTCCTTGAGACTGACGGACCGTTCGCACTGGTTCGGCGTCAGGGATTGAACCCGTGGGACGTCACCGCGGCTCTCAGGCCGATCGCGGAGCTGTGGGGCGTGACCGAACACGAAGCACAGCAGCGGATCGAAGCCAACGAGCGAGCGCTGTTTGCTCCCGTCCCAGGTGCACTACGCCGACCAACCACCTAG
- a CDS encoding SdpI family protein, whose translation MVSAAIGLFFLAVVLLGFSAAIRGDGLERNRTVGIRTRATMASDEAWARGHRAAARWVLATGVLALVLGVIALMIRSIADERPAGLAIFVSVAYGAVVILCAVIARVAHVAARDADDE comes from the coding sequence ATGGTCTCGGCGGCAATCGGCCTGTTCTTCCTTGCGGTCGTGCTTCTAGGGTTCTCTGCTGCGATCAGGGGGGATGGGCTGGAGCGCAATCGCACGGTCGGGATCCGCACCAGGGCGACGATGGCCTCGGACGAAGCTTGGGCACGCGGTCATCGAGCTGCTGCCCGATGGGTGCTCGCGACCGGCGTCCTCGCGCTCGTCCTTGGCGTGATCGCGTTGATGATCCGCTCGATCGCGGATGAGCGGCCAGCTGGTCTGGCGATCTTTGTGAGCGTCGCCTATGGCGCCGTGGTCATCCTGTGCGCCGTGATTGCGAGGGTTGCCCACGTCGCCGCCCGGGACGCTGACGACGAGTAG
- a CDS encoding ATP-binding protein → MTTRSTASAPPLPAELEELLRRLRLPHIRRHAPEVVATAKAQRWEPAEVLKALFAEEVAGRERSALVTRRASAGFPTGKTFDAWQPEASSIPVPTQQALRTLEWVHRRENLVVCGPSGTGKTFLLEALGQQAVEAGLKVAWFTLEDLGVLLRRHRADDTVTKAIARVLRADLVIVDDIGLLPVAADAAEGLYRLVDAAYEKRSVAISSNLHPSGFDELMPKTLATATVDRLLHHAHVCQTSGDSVRLTQALAGQGVSPLN, encoded by the coding sequence ATGACGACGAGAAGCACGGCGTCAGCACCGCCGCTGCCAGCCGAACTGGAGGAGCTGTTGCGCCGGTTGCGGCTGCCGCACATCCGTCGTCACGCACCCGAGGTCGTCGCAACCGCGAAAGCCCAACGCTGGGAGCCCGCCGAGGTGTTGAAGGCGCTGTTCGCCGAGGAGGTCGCCGGCCGGGAGCGTTCCGCACTTGTCACCCGGCGAGCGTCGGCGGGCTTCCCCACCGGGAAGACCTTCGACGCGTGGCAGCCCGAGGCATCCTCGATCCCAGTCCCGACCCAGCAGGCGCTCCGCACCCTGGAATGGGTCCACCGCCGCGAGAACCTCGTGGTCTGCGGCCCGTCGGGCACCGGGAAGACGTTCCTGCTGGAGGCCCTTGGCCAGCAAGCCGTCGAGGCCGGGTTGAAGGTCGCCTGGTTCACCCTGGAAGACCTCGGCGTCCTACTCCGAAGGCACCGTGCGGACGACACTGTCACCAAGGCCATCGCCCGGGTCCTGCGCGCCGACCTGGTCATCGTCGATGACATCGGCCTGCTGCCGGTCGCCGCGGACGCCGCCGAGGGGCTCTACAGACTCGTCGACGCCGCCTATGAGAAGCGGTCAGTCGCGATCAGCTCGAACCTCCACCCCTCTGGGTTCGACGAGCTGATGCCCAAGACGCTGGCCACCGCCACGGTGGACCGACTGCTCCACCACGCCCACGTCTGCCAGACCAGCGGCGACAGCGTCCGGCTCACCCAAGCACTCGCCGGTCAAGGGGTGAGCCCGTTGAACTGA
- a CDS encoding 7-cyano-7-deazaguanine synthase, producing the protein MRYLSVPKLERTDRSGDQTPILLFGRDGTGDALTAGWSAAEKVRRQKLMPDTAAWDLLAIALSVVVADGTTLRSSSPDGWTRQIELEIALSDPDRWSPHADAIATALRFLTTDLWTISFRDGGTIPTPPKKPRYPTSDAVALLSGGLDSLIGAIDLTAAGTTLLAVSQTVRGDAAKQDRFAQRIGGGIDHLQLNHNASTPRGQKETSQRSRSLIFLAFAVLAATATRRHAYGQPVPLYVCENGFIAINPPLTTARVGSLSTRTAHPEFLGRMQSIFDAVGLNVQIKNPYAEKTKGEMLRECLDQDLLSTEAPLSTSCGRFQRFNYRHCGRCVPCQIRRASFEAWGRPDPTEYVYDNLAIQDEDHAAFDDVRSVAIALLTIEQDGFDRWLGPTLSSPLIHNRLELRDMLQRGFGELRTVHEKYGLV; encoded by the coding sequence ATGAGGTACCTCAGCGTTCCGAAGTTGGAGAGAACTGATCGAAGCGGCGACCAGACTCCCATCTTGCTGTTCGGACGCGACGGAACTGGCGACGCACTCACGGCGGGATGGTCTGCCGCGGAGAAGGTTCGCCGACAGAAGCTGATGCCGGATACCGCCGCCTGGGACTTGCTCGCCATCGCCCTGTCAGTTGTTGTCGCCGACGGGACGACGCTGCGAAGCTCTAGCCCGGACGGATGGACCCGACAGATCGAACTTGAGATCGCGCTGAGCGATCCGGATCGGTGGAGCCCCCATGCTGATGCGATAGCCACGGCGTTGAGGTTTCTTACCACCGATCTTTGGACCATCTCGTTCCGAGATGGCGGAACGATTCCAACCCCACCCAAGAAGCCTCGATACCCGACGAGTGACGCCGTTGCTCTTCTGTCTGGCGGCCTCGACTCCTTGATCGGAGCGATCGACCTCACTGCTGCGGGAACGACACTGCTCGCCGTCAGTCAAACGGTGCGGGGAGATGCGGCGAAGCAAGACCGGTTCGCTCAGCGGATTGGCGGAGGTATCGACCACCTTCAGCTCAATCACAACGCAAGTACGCCCCGCGGCCAGAAGGAGACCTCACAACGCTCCCGTTCGCTGATCTTCCTGGCATTCGCCGTACTGGCCGCGACCGCTACTCGTCGTCATGCCTACGGCCAACCGGTACCGCTCTACGTATGCGAGAACGGCTTCATTGCGATCAACCCACCGCTGACGACTGCGCGCGTGGGAAGCCTCAGCACTCGAACTGCGCATCCCGAGTTCCTGGGACGGATGCAAAGCATCTTCGATGCCGTCGGACTTAATGTCCAGATCAAGAACCCGTACGCGGAGAAGACCAAGGGCGAGATGCTTCGTGAGTGCCTCGACCAAGACCTACTGTCGACCGAGGCGCCGCTATCGACGAGCTGTGGTCGATTCCAACGCTTCAACTACAGGCATTGTGGGCGATGCGTCCCATGCCAGATTCGACGCGCATCGTTCGAGGCATGGGGGCGCCCAGACCCGACTGAGTACGTGTACGACAACTTAGCTATCCAAGACGAGGACCATGCAGCGTTTGACGACGTTCGCTCCGTAGCCATCGCGCTGCTCACCATCGAGCAGGACGGATTCGACCGCTGGCTCGGACCGACTCTCAGCTCCCCACTCATTCACAACCGACTCGAACTTCGAGACATGCTCCAGCGTGGTTTCGGTGAACTGCGGACGGTCCACGAGAAATACGGCCTAGTGTGA